Below is a window of Halorhodospira halophila DNA.
AGGCTGGTAACCCGCTGCACACCGCGGCTCTCGCCGGCCAGCCGCGGCGCCCGCCCGGCGGCACCGTGCTCGCGGTGGCGGACGTTGTGGCTCAGGGCCTGACGCAGGGCGGCGGTGAGCTGGCCCTGACGCAGCGGCAGATCGAGCACCCCGAGGACACCGTGCTGCGGATCACCGCCACGGCGCCGCGCATCGGCATCCGGCGCAATGAGAAAGACGGGCAGCTCGGGCCGGCTATCGACGACCCGCTGCAGGCAGGCGCGCTCCTGTCCGTCGATGCCCACCAGCGCCGCGGCCAGCCCAGGGTGGCGGGTAGCGGCGCCGCCGGCATCGCCGGCCTCGGCGGGGATGGGTTCGTGTTCAAGGAATTGCAGCACCGTCTCGACACCCGACCGGCGCTCCGCGTCGCTGTCGACCACCAGGACCTGAACCAACGCTCCCCTCCGATGACGGATCGCCTGTCTGCGAGGGGGCGAGTTTACGCCGGGTTAACCAGGCCGTCAAAAAAACGACACAGGCGCCGGCAAGGTGTTTCCTAGCCGGAACAGCGCGAGTAGGCGTCTTGGACCTCGCGGTGGTGCTGCTCGTCGCGCGAGGCGGCGCCGAGGCGATCGCGCTCGGCCTCCATCAGCGCCCGGACCGCGCGGTCGCACTCGAGCGATTGGGCCAGCGCGCGGCGGGCCAGGTCAGCGCCGGGGTGGTCCGGGTCTTCGGGCAACCCGCGGGCGTGCGCCTGGCGCAGTCCATTGCGCTCCATGACCCCGTCCCAGTCCCCGGCCTCTGCGCAACGGCGCATCTGCCGGGACAGCTCCAGCAGGCGTCGGGCCGAGGCGGCCACCGCCGCCCGCCCGTCGCCGCCCTTGGCGCTGCCGCCGCCCACGCGCCCCCCTACTGGCCGCGGGCGGCGGCCGCCTCGGCAGCGTCGCGGGTACGCACCTCCGGCGGGATGGCGTCCCAGGCGCTCTTGATCTCGCGCAT
It encodes the following:
- a CDS encoding flagellar protein FliT, with the translated sequence MGGGSAKGGDGRAAVAASARRLLELSRQMRRCAEAGDWDGVMERNGLRQAHARGLPEDPDHPGADLARRALAQSLECDRAVRALMEAERDRLGAASRDEQHHREVQDAYSRCSG